The following are from one region of the Pectobacterium actinidiae genome:
- a CDS encoding RNA polymerase sigma factor FliA translates to MSDLYTAEGTMDKNSLWKRYVPLVRHEALRLQVRLPASVELDDLLQAGGIGLLSAVERYDSLQGTAFTTYAVQRIRGSMLDELRSRDWAPRSVRRNAREVAQAMQQAEQQLGRTPTEQEVAQTLNITLEDYRQILLDTNNSQLFSYDEWREEHGDSAEALLEGNEDANPLHQLMEGNLRHRVMDAIESLPEREKLVLTLYYQEELNLKEIGAVLEVGESRVSQLHSQAIKRLRVKLMNDV, encoded by the coding sequence GTGAGCGATTTGTATACCGCCGAAGGCACAATGGATAAAAATTCCCTCTGGAAGCGCTATGTTCCACTAGTGCGCCATGAAGCCTTGCGTTTACAGGTTCGTCTCCCCGCGAGTGTTGAGCTTGACGATCTGCTTCAGGCTGGCGGTATCGGTTTGCTAAGCGCCGTTGAACGTTATGATTCGTTACAAGGTACGGCGTTTACCACTTATGCCGTCCAACGAATTCGTGGTTCGATGCTGGATGAATTACGCAGTCGTGACTGGGCTCCACGCAGTGTACGGCGTAATGCGCGGGAAGTGGCACAAGCAATGCAACAGGCTGAACAGCAGCTCGGTCGTACTCCAACGGAGCAGGAAGTTGCGCAGACCCTGAATATCACGCTTGAAGATTATCGTCAGATATTGCTGGATACCAATAACAGCCAGCTTTTCTCTTACGATGAATGGCGTGAAGAACATGGTGACAGCGCAGAGGCGTTATTGGAAGGCAATGAAGATGCGAATCCATTGCATCAACTGATGGAAGGCAATTTGCGTCATCGAGTAATGGATGCGATTGAAAGCCTGCCAGAGCGCGAGAAGTTGGTGCTGACGCTTTACTATCAGGAAGAGTTGAACCTGAAAGAGATCGGTGCCGTTCTTGAAGTCGGGGAGTCGAGAGTCAGTCAGTTGCATAGCCAGGCGATAAAGCGCCTGCGCGTGAAATTAATGAACGATGTTTAA
- a CDS encoding glycosyltransferase, giving the protein MIVKNEALHLGNALKEIVKYFDDIVVIDTGSTDDSRNIARNFTDKVYDFEWISDFSAARNYSLQFAKYDWILIIDADEVINQIDMAVLSELINTHPTHVGTVEIASITNDETSEEIDLIQERISRLFNKKYYEFFGIIHEQICKKNTGEAPDGRFNAPLSFIHTGYTKEIIESKNKIDRNITLLQQAIDKTSNDAYLHYQLGKSYYLGKNYEQAAQSFETSLHLQKDMYQDYNEVLIECYGYCLINTAQYEKALEILQYENFCPSTDFMFLKALILMNNADFQNAIDTFQLCTKMGPGRKQGVGTYKANYNIAVILECFGMKSEALDYYQRCGDYKLALEGIVRIKA; this is encoded by the coding sequence ATGATCGTAAAAAACGAAGCTTTGCACTTAGGCAACGCATTGAAAGAGATTGTAAAATATTTCGACGACATTGTTGTCATAGATACTGGTTCAACTGATGACTCAAGGAATATTGCCAGAAACTTTACTGACAAAGTTTATGACTTTGAATGGATATCAGATTTTTCCGCCGCAAGAAATTATTCGCTGCAATTTGCCAAATATGATTGGATTTTAATTATTGATGCCGATGAAGTGATTAATCAAATTGATATGGCAGTGCTTTCCGAACTCATTAACACGCATCCGACACACGTCGGGACGGTAGAGATCGCTAGCATTACTAATGATGAAACCTCGGAAGAAATAGATTTAATTCAAGAACGTATAAGTCGGCTTTTCAACAAAAAATATTATGAATTTTTTGGCATTATCCATGAGCAGATTTGCAAGAAAAATACTGGAGAAGCACCAGATGGACGATTTAATGCACCACTATCGTTCATACATACTGGTTACACAAAAGAAATCATAGAAAGTAAGAATAAGATCGATCGCAATATAACGTTACTCCAACAGGCCATCGATAAAACAAGTAATGACGCTTATTTACATTACCAGTTAGGGAAAAGTTACTATCTGGGGAAGAATTATGAGCAAGCAGCACAAAGCTTCGAAACATCACTACACCTGCAAAAAGATATGTATCAGGATTACAATGAAGTCCTGATTGAATGTTACGGCTATTGTTTAATTAATACAGCACAATATGAGAAAGCACTAGAAATTTTGCAATATGAAAATTTTTGCCCCTCAACGGATTTTATGTTTTTAAAGGCATTAATACTCATGAATAACGCTGATTTTCAGAATGCTATCGATACATTCCAGCTATGTACAAAAATGGGCCCAGGCCGAAAACAAGGCGTTGGAACATATAAGGCCAATTACAACATAGCAGTTATACTTGAGTGTTTTGGTATGAAGTCTGAAGCTCTCGACTATTACCAACGGTGCGGGGATTATAAGCTAGCGCTTGAGGGGATTGTAAGGATTAAAGCGTAA